Proteins from one Bacteroidota bacterium genomic window:
- a CDS encoding PhoH family protein → MAKKKKIFVLDTNVVLHDSSCIYQFKEHDVVIPVTVLEELDAFKKGNESINFHAREFARNVDAMSGDHIFNGGIKIGPGLGKITVRLEQDFHKDIYSSFSQSKPDHQILNTAYCLAKEQSSREVILVSKDVNLRMKAKAVGLPAQDYKNDQVKNLTELYTGHRTVENVDEKVITRLHANPFKVQPDELPTNHFRPNEFIILRNGKQSTLATFDAERQQISKIEKNVAYGIAPHNAEQIFALNALMNPDIQLVTISGKAGTGKTLLALAAALERRKLYRQIFMARPIVPLSNKDIGFLPGDIESKLDPYMQPLFDNLNVIKNQYQESDQQYQRIDQLLQDEKLVIEALSYIRGRSLVKIFFIVDEAQNLTPHEVKTIITRAGEGTKIVLTGDIYQIDHPYLDSMSNGLSYLIEKMQGQKIYAHINLEKGERSKLAELASNLL, encoded by the coding sequence ATGGCAAAAAAGAAGAAAATTTTTGTTCTCGATACCAACGTTGTTTTACACGATAGTTCATGCATCTATCAATTCAAAGAACATGATGTTGTCATTCCGGTAACAGTACTAGAGGAGCTCGACGCATTTAAAAAAGGAAACGAATCAATAAACTTTCACGCACGCGAATTTGCCCGTAATGTTGATGCAATGAGCGGCGATCACATCTTCAATGGCGGTATCAAGATTGGGCCTGGACTCGGCAAGATTACCGTACGTCTAGAACAGGACTTTCACAAAGATATCTATTCCTCGTTTTCTCAAAGCAAGCCAGATCATCAGATTTTAAATACCGCATACTGTTTAGCAAAAGAACAATCATCGCGTGAAGTAATACTTGTTTCCAAGGATGTCAATTTACGGATGAAGGCTAAGGCGGTCGGTTTGCCTGCGCAAGATTATAAGAACGACCAGGTAAAGAATCTCACAGAACTGTATACAGGACATCGCACAGTTGAAAATGTTGACGAAAAAGTGATCACGCGTCTTCACGCAAATCCGTTTAAGGTTCAGCCGGATGAATTGCCGACAAATCATTTCCGTCCGAATGAATTCATCATTTTGCGGAACGGAAAGCAATCGACACTCGCAACATTCGATGCAGAACGGCAGCAGATTTCCAAAATAGAAAAGAACGTTGCTTATGGTATTGCACCGCATAATGCCGAACAGATTTTTGCATTGAACGCATTAATGAATCCCGATATCCAATTGGTGACGATCTCAGGAAAAGCGGGAACGGGAAAGACATTGCTTGCTCTTGCAGCAGCACTTGAACGGCGAAAACTTTATCGGCAGATCTTTATGGCGCGTCCGATTGTTCCATTATCCAACAAAGATATTGGATTTCTTCCAGGCGACATCGAATCGAAACTCGATCCGTACATGCAGCCATTGTTCGATAACCTGAATGTGATCAAAAATCAATATCAGGAATCGGACCAACAGTATCAGCGTATTGATCAATTACTGCAGGATGAAAAATTGGTGATTGAAGCATTGTCCTATATCCGCGGACGAAGTTTGGTAAAGATATTTTTTATTGTCGACGAGGCTCAGAACCTTACACCGCATGAAGTGAAAACCATCATCACGCGAGCAGGAGAAGGGACGAAGATCGTCCTGACCGGAGATATCTATCAGATTGACCATCCATATCTCGACAGTATGTCCAATGGATTAAGCTATCTGATTGAAAAGATGCAGGGGCAAAAGATTTACGCGCACATCAATCTGGAAAAAGGAGAACGATCAAAGTTAGCAGAATTAGCGAGCAACTTACTGTAA
- a CDS encoding amidohydrolase family protein encodes MKNYSRRQFIQTSASLGAGAFLASCAPSAASISHRTQFDLIIKGGRVIDGTGIAETLADVGIRDGKIITVGNIESIDTMRIVNANGMHVVPGFVDIHTHTDSAILRLPTADSKLRQGVTTEVGGADGESRAPRKVLGEDDEQLYTDLDGFFNHLQKKGSAQNLASMVGLGTIREVVVGEDDRPATPEEMKAMKREVKKAIEQGACGVSTGLEYTPGSFASTEELWELTKAAPEPYRLYSSHMRNEDNRVLEAIEEAISIARNSGGRLLISHLKSSYKVNWYKNEITIKMMENAIAEGIEVHADRYPYIAYQTGLANLFPLWSRDGGTEQFMIRLKDRSIVEKIRPETLRKINGLGSWDSVMITSTKLEEHKTYIGKTIQQIVTQLNVDAFEFAVDLMIKENGSVGMVGFGMDEEGTELVLRWKNTIVASDGGAYSPASKSNPHPRTYGTFPRAISYYQKERNVCSLPEMIRKMTSMPAQKIGLKDRGVIAEGKAADIVIFDYATIKDNATFLNPHQFPTGIPFVIVNGQFAVDNNSITGKLAGKVLRSGSFAV; translated from the coding sequence ATGAAAAATTACTCACGGCGTCAATTCATCCAAACATCTGCATCGCTTGGTGCAGGTGCGTTTCTTGCCAGTTGTGCTCCATCCGCAGCATCAATTTCTCATCGCACACAATTCGATCTCATAATCAAAGGAGGGAGAGTAATTGATGGAACCGGTATTGCAGAAACTCTCGCTGATGTTGGGATTCGGGACGGAAAGATTATTACCGTTGGTAACATTGAAAGCATTGATACAATGCGAATAGTCAATGCAAATGGAATGCATGTGGTTCCGGGATTTGTTGATATTCACACGCATACCGATTCAGCAATTCTCCGGCTTCCGACTGCGGACAGCAAATTACGACAGGGAGTAACAACCGAAGTAGGAGGTGCAGATGGTGAATCACGCGCTCCTCGTAAAGTTCTTGGAGAGGATGACGAACAATTATATACAGACCTTGACGGATTTTTTAATCATCTGCAGAAAAAAGGATCTGCTCAAAATCTTGCATCAATGGTAGGGCTTGGAACTATCCGCGAAGTTGTTGTGGGTGAAGATGATCGTCCGGCAACACCGGAAGAGATGAAAGCGATGAAACGAGAGGTGAAAAAAGCGATTGAGCAAGGGGCTTGCGGTGTTTCAACAGGATTGGAATATACCCCCGGAAGTTTTGCATCAACAGAAGAGTTGTGGGAGTTGACCAAAGCTGCTCCAGAACCGTATCGGTTGTATTCATCACATATGCGGAATGAAGATAACAGAGTACTTGAAGCGATTGAAGAAGCGATTAGTATTGCACGCAATTCCGGAGGCCGTTTACTAATATCACATCTAAAATCATCCTATAAAGTGAATTGGTATAAGAATGAAATTACTATTAAGATGATGGAAAATGCGATTGCGGAAGGGATCGAAGTTCACGCCGATCGATACCCCTACATTGCATACCAGACCGGTCTTGCAAATCTCTTTCCGTTGTGGTCACGTGATGGAGGGACGGAACAATTTATGATTCGGTTGAAAGACCGATCAATCGTAGAAAAAATACGGCCGGAGACGTTACGGAAGATCAACGGCTTGGGATCGTGGGATTCCGTGATGATCACATCAACGAAACTGGAAGAGCACAAAACATACATCGGCAAAACAATTCAACAGATCGTCACTCAATTGAATGTCGATGCTTTTGAATTTGCAGTCGATCTCATGATCAAAGAAAATGGTTCTGTTGGCATGGTCGGTTTTGGAATGGATGAAGAGGGAACAGAATTGGTTCTTCGATGGAAGAATACAATCGTTGCTTCGGATGGCGGCGCATATTCACCGGCGTCAAAATCAAACCCGCATCCCCGAACGTATGGAACGTTTCCCCGCGCAATTTCCTATTATCAAAAAGAACGAAATGTCTGTTCGCTGCCGGAAATGATACGGAAAATGACTTCGATGCCGGCACAAAAAATTGGCTTGAAAGATCGTGGAGTGATCGCAGAGGGAAAAGCAGCAGACATCGTCATCTTTGATTACGCAACGATTAAAGACAATGCAACATTTCTCAATCCGCATCAATTTCCGACCGGAATACCGTTCGTTATTGTGAACGGGCAATTTGCTGTTGATAATAATTCGATCACGGGGAAACTAGCAGGAAAGGTTTTGCGAAGCGGTTCATTTGCGGTGTAA
- a CDS encoding YdeI/OmpD-associated family protein, translating into MSGELASFFARIRIIGINPYVIPTKMALRLLFDQSGRETGPIQVRGTLNGFPFTQTLVKYQGKWRLYLNTPMRKGAGIDVGDIAEVSIAHDPRSRTIKMPAALKSALQKNGKAQSVFKGLPPSRRKEIVRYIVSLKSEAAVKRNIERAIRFLSGKGRFVGRDEP; encoded by the coding sequence ATGTCTGGTGAATTAGCATCGTTTTTCGCACGGATTCGTATCATTGGAATAAATCCGTATGTGATTCCGACAAAAATGGCATTGCGATTGCTTTTTGATCAATCAGGAAGAGAAACAGGACCGATCCAGGTGCGCGGGACATTAAACGGATTTCCTTTCACACAAACACTCGTAAAGTATCAAGGAAAGTGGCGTTTATATTTGAACACGCCAATGAGGAAAGGAGCTGGGATCGACGTCGGCGACATAGCAGAGGTGAGTATTGCGCACGATCCGAGATCAAGAACAATCAAGATGCCAGCAGCATTGAAGAGTGCATTACAGAAAAATGGAAAAGCACAATCGGTGTTTAAAGGTCTGCCGCCATCACGTAGAAAAGAAATTGTTCGATATATTGTTTCGTTGAAAAGTGAAGCAGCGGTCAAAAGGAATATTGAACGGGCAATCAGATTTCTTTCAGGAAAAGGTAGATTTGTGGGACGCGATGAACCTTAA
- a CDS encoding DUF2269 family protein, translating to MEYSLYKMIHVIAVILFLGNIVTGLFWMRYAVQTKNITIIAHTMKGIIDFDNYFTTPGVIIISAAGVMTAIIGHFPMLTTGWILWSIILFIISGIVFMAKVAPLQKKIYAFTTVETSATNFDWEQFHSLYRAWDIWGLLALVTPLAAAVMMVMKIPQ from the coding sequence ATGGAATATTCACTGTACAAAATGATTCATGTTATCGCCGTCATACTTTTCTTGGGGAATATCGTAACTGGCCTTTTTTGGATGCGTTATGCCGTGCAGACAAAAAATATCACTATCATTGCGCATACGATGAAAGGTATTATAGACTTTGATAATTACTTTACAACACCGGGCGTTATCATTATCTCCGCGGCGGGCGTTATGACAGCTATAATCGGTCACTTTCCCATGCTGACAACCGGATGGATTCTTTGGTCGATTATCCTCTTCATTATTTCGGGAATTGTTTTCATGGCAAAGGTAGCACCGCTGCAAAAAAAGATTTATGCTTTTACTACAGTGGAAACATCAGCAACGAATTTTGATTGGGAACAGTTTCATTCGCTTTATCGTGCGTGGGATATTTGGGGTCTACTTGCATTGGTTACACCACTGGCAGCGGCAGTGATGATGGTGATGAAAATTCCGCAGTAA
- a CDS encoding M24 family metallopeptidase, with protein MNEAKQNLILAEQKAKELFHTVEQRGLIVSGKSERELSDEVIKLAKELFGIETYWHKKIVRAGINTLQPFNGNPVDRVIQNDDIVFLDFGPIYNGWEADLGRTYVIGNNPLKLKLKKDVEDAWHEAHTWYSKQSNLTGAEYFNYVVELAKRYGYTFGNEIAGHIVGRFPHEQPDDPKDLCLDIHPDNHSSIFLLDKHGNKRHWILEIHFIDKINNIGGFFEQLLTTE; from the coding sequence ATGAATGAAGCAAAACAAAATTTAATCCTTGCCGAACAAAAGGCAAAAGAATTATTTCATACCGTAGAACAACGTGGATTAATAGTTTCAGGAAAGTCTGAAAGAGAGTTATCAGATGAAGTGATTAAACTTGCCAAAGAACTTTTTGGTATTGAAACGTACTGGCATAAAAAAATTGTACGGGCTGGCATCAATACACTTCAACCGTTCAATGGAAACCCGGTTGACAGGGTTATTCAAAATGACGATATAGTGTTTTTAGATTTCGGCCCCATCTATAATGGCTGGGAAGCGGATTTAGGAAGAACCTATGTTATCGGAAATAATCCTTTAAAATTGAAGTTAAAAAAAGATGTAGAAGACGCTTGGCATGAAGCACATACATGGTATTCGAAGCAAAGCAACCTTACCGGTGCGGAATATTTTAATTACGTTGTTGAACTAGCGAAACGCTATGGGTACACGTTTGGAAATGAGATAGCAGGTCACATCGTAGGTCGTTTTCCTCATGAGCAACCCGATGACCCTAAGGATTTGTGTTTAGATATTCATCCTGACAATCATAGCAGCATATTTCTATTGGATAAACACGGAAACAAAAGACACTGGATTTTGGAGATTCACTTTATAGACAAGATAAATAATATCGGTGGATTCTTTGAGCAATTATTGACAACAGAATAA
- a CDS encoding DUF4256 domain-containing protein, with the protein MKKTNSNKKELSPKQREELLRALEDRFEKNMNRHKGLEWATVQATLEANTEKLWSLNEMERTGGEPDVVGYDKKRHEYIFYDCSAESPSGRRSLCYDREALESRKEHKPKNSAIDMAAAMGIEILTEEQYRELQKLGYFDTKTSSWIKTPSDIRELGGALFADFRYDNVFVYHNGAESYYAARAFRGLLRV; encoded by the coding sequence ATGAAGAAGACTAATAGTAATAAAAAGGAGTTGTCACCAAAGCAACGTGAAGAACTGCTCAGAGCGTTGGAAGACCGTTTTGAGAAAAACATGAACCGACATAAAGGCCTTGAATGGGCTACAGTACAGGCAACGCTGGAAGCTAATACTGAAAAACTGTGGTCACTCAATGAAATGGAAAGAACTGGCGGTGAACCGGATGTTGTTGGTTACGATAAAAAGAGACACGAGTACATTTTTTATGATTGTTCAGCGGAAAGCCCTAGCGGCCGCAGAAGTCTTTGTTACGACCGTGAAGCGCTGGAGTCAAGAAAAGAACATAAACCGAAGAATAGCGCTATTGATATGGCTGCTGCTATGGGCATTGAGATTTTAACTGAAGAACAATATCGAGAATTGCAGAAACTTGGATATTTTGATACGAAAACATCGAGTTGGATAAAAACACCTTCGGATATCAGAGAACTTGGCGGTGCCCTCTTTGCTGATTTCCGCTACGACAATGTCTTCGTGTATCACAACGGTGCAGAATCTTACTATGCTGCCAGGGCGTTCCGTGGTTTGCTGAGGGTTTAA
- a CDS encoding DoxX family protein, whose protein sequence is MAKRNLSAGKAGKIIYWIATLWLSLGMLSTGLGQLFNFKGQGGADMITHLGYPLYLLTILGAWKMLGVVAMLIPKFPLLKEWTYAGFFFIMTGAAFSHIAISDPVIEIFPSLLLLVLTVMSWYFRPADRKIISVNQ, encoded by the coding sequence ATGGCGAAGAGAAACCTGTCTGCCGGCAAAGCAGGTAAAATTATCTATTGGATTGCTACGCTCTGGCTTTCATTAGGAATGCTGTCAACCGGTTTAGGACAGTTATTCAATTTTAAAGGACAAGGGGGTGCAGATATGATTACCCATTTGGGTTATCCTCTCTATTTGCTGACAATCCTTGGCGCTTGGAAAATGTTGGGAGTCGTTGCAATGCTTATTCCTAAATTTCCTTTACTGAAGGAATGGACTTATGCAGGATTTTTCTTTATCATGACCGGAGCGGCATTTTCACATATCGCCATAAGTGATCCTGTGATTGAAATATTTCCTTCGCTGTTGCTTCTCGTTCTGACCGTAATGTCTTGGTATTTCAGACCTGCAGATAGAAAAATCATTTCGGTTAATCAATAA
- a CDS encoding SRPBCC domain-containing protein has product MERKMPLHSIPYNGTKINAEDGKQDLMITREFDLPLELLFTAYADPSIVEQWMGTKVLKLENKKHGGYQFETTDPKGNKHGFNGVIHEFSTNQKITRTFEMENTPFGVQLEFLEFEKLTDNTSKLNMHIVYKSVALRDQMLKLPFAQGINMAHNRLQEIVNKLK; this is encoded by the coding sequence ATGGAACGGAAAATGCCGCTGCACAGCATCCCTTACAACGGGACAAAAATCAACGCTGAAGATGGCAAACAGGATTTAATGATTACGCGGGAATTTGATTTGCCGTTGGAATTACTTTTTACAGCGTATGCAGATCCCAGCATTGTTGAGCAGTGGATGGGAACAAAAGTGCTGAAACTTGAAAATAAAAAGCACGGCGGTTACCAATTTGAAACAACTGATCCCAAAGGAAACAAACACGGATTCAATGGTGTGATCCATGAGTTTAGCACGAACCAGAAAATCACGCGCACATTTGAAATGGAGAATACCCCTTTTGGTGTCCAGCTTGAGTTCTTAGAATTTGAAAAACTCACGGACAACACCAGCAAACTCAATATGCATATCGTATATAAGTCGGTCGCACTCAGGGACCAGATGCTGAAGTTACCCTTTGCTCAAGGCATCAACATGGCGCATAACCGATTACAAGAGATTGTAAACAAATTAAAATAA
- a CDS encoding metalloregulator ArsR/SmtB family transcription factor — protein MNLRRDVFQAIADPTRRAILLLVASQSMTAGAIASNFDTARPTVSKHLQILTECELIEQEQNGREIYYHFNPNKMKEIAEWLMPFAKMWDDRFNKLETIMKNYKQKK, from the coding sequence ATGAATTTACGACGAGATGTATTTCAAGCCATAGCAGATCCGACAAGAAGAGCTATACTTCTGTTGGTTGCTTCACAATCGATGACGGCAGGCGCGATTGCCTCAAACTTTGATACGGCAAGACCGACCGTTTCAAAACACCTGCAGATACTTACCGAGTGCGAACTGATTGAACAAGAGCAAAACGGCAGAGAAATTTATTATCACTTCAATCCTAACAAAATGAAAGAAATAGCTGAATGGCTGATGCCTTTTGCAAAAATGTGGGATGACAGGTTCAATAAATTGGAAACAATCATGAAAAACTACAAACAAAAAAAATAA
- a CDS encoding DUF1801 domain-containing protein, with the protein MAKKSKLVEIKTKPTLANVEDFINSVKDEQKRKDSFALLEMMKKATGEEPVLWSSSIIGFGNKRYKSPTTGREVDWFLIGFSPRKANLSLYLMVDIKKQAVVLKKLGKHKTGIGCLYINTLKDVDLNALNEIIRTSLKEKK; encoded by the coding sequence ATGGCTAAAAAATCAAAACTGGTTGAAATAAAAACAAAACCAACCTTAGCAAACGTGGAGGATTTTATCAACTCTGTTAAGGATGAACAAAAGCGCAAGGACAGTTTTGCGCTTTTGGAAATGATGAAAAAAGCAACCGGGGAAGAACCAGTGTTATGGAGCAGTTCTATCATCGGTTTTGGGAATAAACGATACAAAAGTCCCACCACTGGCAGGGAAGTTGATTGGTTCCTTATAGGTTTCTCTCCCCGTAAAGCGAATCTATCGCTGTACCTTATGGTAGATATTAAGAAACAAGCTGTCGTTCTTAAAAAGCTGGGTAAACACAAGACAGGTATTGGCTGCCTCTACATAAATACACTTAAAGACGTTGATCTAAACGCTCTGAATGAAATCATCCGCACATCTCTAAAAGAAAAAAAGTAA
- a CDS encoding restriction endonuclease, producing MIPDYQSLMLPLLKLVSDRQEHKYRDLIENLATEFQVTDEERKELLASGNQAIFDNRVGWAKTYLKKAGLLDSPKRATFVITQIGLDTLKKNPERVDAKYLRQFPAFLEFQNASRNDSEEEVVIVEINEQTPEENLDKAYQRIRKSLASELRNRVVDLSPTFFERLVVELLVKMGYGGSIKDAGKAIGKSGDEGIDGTIKEDKLGLDIIYIQAKRWRPGNVVGRPELHKFVGALAGQGAKKGIFITTSNFTKEALEYTPKNETKIVLIDGEQLAQLMMDYNLGCTTQQIYELKKIDSDYFGEE from the coding sequence ATGATACCGGACTATCAATCGTTAATGCTTCCTTTACTCAAACTTGTCTCGGACAGACAGGAACATAAATATAGAGATCTAATTGAAAATTTAGCGACTGAATTTCAAGTGACGGACGAGGAAAGAAAAGAACTTTTAGCAAGTGGTAATCAAGCAATTTTTGATAACAGAGTTGGTTGGGCAAAAACATATTTAAAAAAAGCAGGACTTCTTGACTCACCCAAACGGGCAACTTTTGTTATTACTCAAATTGGACTTGACACTCTAAAGAAAAACCCTGAGCGAGTAGATGCAAAATATTTAAGACAATTTCCTGCATTTCTCGAATTTCAAAACGCAAGCCGAAATGACAGTGAAGAAGAAGTTGTAATTGTAGAAATAAACGAACAAACACCAGAAGAAAATCTTGACAAGGCATATCAACGAATTAGAAAATCATTAGCGTCTGAATTGCGTAACCGAGTGGTTGATTTATCGCCAACATTTTTTGAGAGACTTGTCGTTGAATTGTTAGTAAAAATGGGATACGGTGGATCTATCAAGGACGCAGGAAAAGCAATAGGAAAAAGTGGTGACGAAGGAATTGATGGAACAATAAAAGAAGATAAACTCGGGCTTGACATTATTTACATTCAAGCCAAACGTTGGAGACCAGGAAATGTAGTTGGGCGGCCAGAACTACACAAATTTGTTGGTGCTTTAGCTGGACAAGGTGCTAAAAAAGGCATCTTCATCACGACATCAAATTTTACAAAAGAAGCTTTGGAATACACACCAAAAAATGAAACTAAAATTGTGCTTATTGACGGAGAACAATTGGCTCAACTGATGATGGACTACAATCTTGGTTGCACGACACAACAGATATACGAACTTAAAAAAATTGATAGTGACTACTTTGGCGAAGAGTAA
- a CDS encoding CocE/NonD family hydrolase: MKYFRSILLLPILLFAQDIDLKTDYLKFEYKIPMRDGKKLHTAVYVPKDTTTKYPIILSRTPYTVAPYGSDYLKAGQNNLWMAQEKYIMAFQDVRGRFMSEGVYEDIRPHIVDKRSNNDVDESSDTYDTIEWLLKNVQPNNGNVGMIGISYPGFYAAHGLINSHPALKAVSPQAPISDWFIGDDFHHNGAMLLIDGFSFYRSFGKPRPTLTTTWPPGFEFPTPDGYKFLLEAGSLLSIKNKYYGDTAKFWNDLFIHPDYNGFWKSRSVAQHMKNIKPAVLIVGGWFDAEDLYGSLKIYSAIEKNNQKNRTLLMMGPWFHGGWVRSDGSRLGHVSFGNKNSEYYDQHIREFFNFYLKGKGSFHLPEVSAFETGSNVWRSYSEWPPKNVETTKIFLSAEEKLSFKKPSEKNGSDEYLSDPHRPVPYIADISNSRGREYMTDDQRFAWQRPDVLSYKMNIDDDMTLAGPITAHLFVSTTGSDADFVVKVIDVFPDTTKDDGVNPKHIKMGGYQMLVRGEVMRARYRNSFSTPEALKPNKIETVSFTIPDINHTFKKGHSFMVQIQSSWFPLVDRNPQKFVNIYQAKETDFQKATHRIYRSIENSSYLEVEVLKK, translated from the coding sequence ATGAAATATTTTCGTTCCATTCTTCTTCTACCCATCCTTCTTTTTGCACAGGATATTGATCTTAAGACTGACTATCTCAAATTCGAATACAAAATTCCGATGCGGGATGGCAAAAAACTCCATACCGCTGTCTATGTCCCAAAGGACACAACGACGAAATATCCCATCATTCTGTCGCGGACTCCCTATACGGTAGCACCCTATGGAAGTGATTATTTGAAAGCGGGACAAAATAATTTATGGATGGCCCAGGAAAAATATATCATGGCGTTTCAAGATGTGCGGGGCCGCTTTATGTCTGAAGGGGTGTATGAAGATATTCGTCCGCATATTGTTGATAAACGATCGAATAATGATGTTGATGAGAGTAGTGATACCTATGATACAATCGAATGGCTGTTAAAAAATGTCCAACCGAATAACGGTAATGTCGGTATGATCGGAATTTCCTATCCGGGATTTTATGCGGCTCATGGTTTAATCAATTCGCATCCTGCATTAAAGGCCGTCTCGCCACAAGCCCCCATTTCAGATTGGTTCATCGGCGATGATTTTCATCATAATGGAGCTATGTTGTTGATTGATGGTTTCAGCTTCTATCGTTCATTTGGAAAACCGCGGCCGACATTAACAACAACCTGGCCCCCAGGATTTGAATTCCCAACACCTGATGGATATAAATTTCTGCTGGAAGCCGGATCATTGTTATCGATAAAAAATAAATATTACGGAGACACTGCTAAATTTTGGAATGATCTGTTTATCCATCCGGACTATAATGGATTCTGGAAATCGCGTAGTGTCGCTCAACATATGAAAAACATTAAACCTGCCGTTCTTATTGTTGGCGGCTGGTTCGATGCCGAAGATCTCTATGGTTCTTTAAAGATTTATTCCGCGATTGAAAAGAACAACCAGAAAAATCGAACTTTGCTGATGATGGGTCCATGGTTTCATGGCGGCTGGGTTCGTTCCGATGGGAGCCGATTAGGACATGTGAGTTTTGGAAATAAAAATTCAGAATATTACGATCAACACATTCGTGAATTCTTTAATTTTTATTTGAAGGGAAAAGGGAGCTTCCATCTTCCGGAAGTTTCTGCATTTGAGACAGGGAGTAATGTCTGGAGATCATATAGTGAATGGCCGCCGAAGAATGTTGAAACAACAAAAATATTTCTTTCTGCAGAAGAAAAACTCTCCTTTAAAAAACCGAGTGAGAAAAATGGTTCCGATGAATACCTCAGCGATCCTCATCGACCAGTGCCGTATATTGCGGACATCAGCAATTCACGTGGCAGGGAATATATGACGGACGATCAGCGATTTGCCTGGCAGCGTCCCGATGTTCTTTCGTACAAAATGAACATTGACGACGATATGACATTGGCAGGACCGATTACTGCGCATTTATTTGTTTCAACAACAGGATCTGATGCCGATTTTGTTGTGAAAGTGATCGATGTTTTTCCGGATACGACAAAAGACGATGGAGTAAATCCCAAGCATATAAAAATGGGTGGATATCAAATGCTGGTGCGCGGAGAAGTGATGCGTGCACGATACCGGAATAGTTTTTCAACTCCCGAAGCATTGAAGCCAAATAAAATAGAAACTGTTTCTTTTACCATCCCGGACATAAATCATACATTCAAAAAGGGACACTCGTTCATGGTGCAAATCCAGAGCAGTTGGTTTCCGCTTGTCGATCGGAATCCTCAAAAATTCGTGAATATTTACCAAGCAAAAGAGACCGATTTCCAGAAGGCGACTCACCGCATCTATCGATCCATAGAAAATAGCTCTTATCTAGAAGTAGAAGTTCTTAAAAAATAA
- the rpmB gene encoding 50S ribosomal protein L28, with product MSKRCEVSEVGPMTGHNVSHANNRTPRRFLPNLQSKRIWVQELKRYINVKLTSKALKTVTKNGTAEIAKLVRAGKL from the coding sequence ATGTCAAAACGATGTGAAGTCTCAGAAGTCGGTCCAATGACCGGACACAATGTATCGCACGCGAACAACAGAACACCGCGTCGCTTTCTTCCAAATCTCCAGAGCAAACGCATCTGGGTGCAGGAATTGAAACGATACATAAACGTTAAACTTACCAGCAAAGCCTTAAAAACTGTGACGAAGAACGGCACCGCCGAAATCGCAAAATTGGTGCGCGCGGGTAAACTCTAA
- a CDS encoding DUF2946 family protein has protein sequence MKNRTNNFVSVIVLILYGTLTSVTVPFHFHEDSPFATGSGVHTIVQHDDASHCHHHSIDSHDDCTLCSFVSHSGLCKASSVVPLIDPVSQEYISHFSFTAVIDFHSTHSRRGPPALFS, from the coding sequence ATGAAGAACAGAACAAACAATTTTGTTTCTGTTATTGTATTGATTCTTTATGGCACACTCACATCCGTGACTGTGCCTTTTCATTTTCACGAAGATTCTCCGTTTGCTACCGGCAGCGGTGTGCACACAATCGTTCAGCATGATGATGCATCTCACTGCCACCATCATTCGATAGATTCTCACGATGACTGCACACTCTGTTCATTCGTATCCCATTCCGGTCTTTGTAAAGCATCATCCGTTGTTCCTCTGATCGATCCTGTTTCACAGGAATATATCTCGCATTTTTCTTTTACCGCAGTTATTGATTTCCATTCGACGCATTCCCGTCGCGGTCCCCCGGCACTTTTCTCGTAA